The following proteins are co-located in the Colletotrichum lupini chromosome 4, complete sequence genome:
- a CDS encoding GAS2 domain-containing protein produces the protein MIHDMAMRIQDVFFPAINIMTDPPPPITPGPGHQLRPARRQYRHSDEHSPTRARTNDDLLSRLTPLTAVEMLQTPNTELKQCLDNSTVNEQEFAMRAAVASRKIYEWLEELSDWPWPSASGSAGFEVPEAKRTKLDEDADESVYLGSLPAESVAQYEQRVDGISHDMDELHIEEIKTHVMHTHIIPLSRPGTPLSPTRPIGGGSLTYNRMNDLTALLTAIIVQALPNLSKLCRLLKVWHIRLSVLRRIPDLLSGIAEAEYALESAWDVLSSPAGTPSAEEGAQDTHSQLKHAVTVVKSVLETQITKSGGSLDFMLDSLEGLQDTLPDAWLDRMEAVERNYADWVTSGEQRIRQGDWASVRQQKALPPVIREEAEAEPTKSIGLPVVDDDVITLPVPITINPPEEDTQPASDDEATPEQSDGSEDDTIELSPSQLQAQKKTQPVAGLDGSSEATKPKRTPLGEVQNEENTKRKVSGKESVVSKLRAVFESNARSSSDDADEILPDDEEMQLPPLIRPDRRGSDASDSSTIIHGHTSLLADASSDMPEVSASPPLPRQKRAETLGRKSAADRFMSMSPPSSPPFRPSYREDSVSPMVRPQDEGLLPALPLESSFNEDDFDHSFISMGTPRETGNKEDDHLRKQISDILESIPANIKLARATPKVDLNPPPPDLPTLPAKRLKKPSRETMRRSVSAMSTTSRTSSRATTPWLTLAPAYAKNPRPRRPGSGQDVRVYHLSRSTGEAPIKLLIRCVGEHGERVMVRVGGGWADLGEYLKEYASHHGRRSAGPVEKAEIKVQDLPRASSRAANSSPPSRPASALEMSPMTPLNVRKSRKSFGAGDSSVPRLLPNTPAVPPIPDKFTPTPSEEDSNRSRSSSHISWEEDESSFLGLAGPTGRKVEMSEENRAWVESVKEKVRAASGETRKISEFGDMGKVGGTKRVFRKG, from the exons ATGATCCACGACATGGCCATGCGCATCCAAGACGTCTTTTTCCCAG CAATCAATATCATGACCGATCCTCCGCCGCCCATCACCCCGGGGCCGGGCCACCAGCTACGCCCGGCCAGGCGCCAGTACCGCCACTCCGACGAGCACTCGCCCACCCGTGCCCGAACCAACGACGACCTCTTGAGCCGCCTTACACCACTGACCGCCGTCGAGATGCTCCAAACACCAAACACTGAACTAAAACAATGCCTCGACAACTCTACCGTCAACGAACAGGAATTCGCCATGCGCGCCGCCGTGGCCAGCCGCAAGATTTACGAATGGCTGGAGGAGCTTTCTGACTGGCCCTGGCCTTCCGCCAGCGGCTCGGCCGGTTTTGAGGTGCCAGAGGCAAAGCGGACGAAACTCGACGAGGATGCCGACGAGTCGGTGTACCTCGGGAGCCTACCCGCCGAGAGCGTCGCCCAGTACGAGCAGCGCGTGGACGGCATCTCTCACGACATGGACGAGCTGCACATTGAAGAAATCAAGACCCACGTCATGCACACCCACATCATTCCGCTTTCGAGACCCGGAACGCCGTTGTCTCCGACGCGGCCCATTGGAGGCGGATCACTTACGTACAACCGAATGAACGACTTGACGGCTCTCCTCACGGCAATCATCGTCCAGGCACTGCCAAATCTGTCCAAGCTCTGCCGACTGCTGAAAGTCTGGCACATCCGCCTCTCTGTCCTCCGTCGCATACCCGATCTGCTGTCTGGCATTGCAGAGGCAGAGTATGCCCTCGAGTCGGCATGGGACGTGTTGTCGTCTCCCGCGGGAACGCCATCCGCCGAAGAGGGAGCCCAGGACACCCACTCCCAACTCAAACACGCCGTCACTGTTGTCAAGTCAGTGTTGGAGACGCAAATCACAAAATCCGGAGGCAGCCTCGATTTCATGCTCGACAGTCTCGAGGGGCTGCAGGATACACTGCCCGACGCCTGGCTTGACCGTATGGAAGCCGTCGAGCGCAACTACGCCGACTGGGTGACCTCAGGCGAGCAGAGGATCCGACAAGGGGACTGGGCTAGCGTGCGTCAACAGAAAGCGCTTCCACCGGTGATCAGAGAAGAGGCCGAGGCGGAGCCCACGAAATCCATTGGCCTGCCTGTCGTGGACGACGATGTCATCACTCTGCCAGTGCCCATCACCATTAACCCACCCGAAGAGGACACCCAGCCTGCCTCTGATGATGAGGCCACTCCGGAGCAGTCTGACGGTTCCGAGGACGACACAATCGAGCTGTCTCCCTCGCAACTGCAAGCGCAGAAGAAGACGCAGCCAGTCGCCGGCCTTGACGGCTCCAGCGAGGCTACAAAACCCAAACGGACGCCACTGGGCGAAGTGCAAAACGAAGAAAACACCAAAAGAAAGGTGTCGGGCAAGGAATCCGTCGTGTCGAAGCTTAGAGCAGTCTTTGAAAGCAACGCCAGGTCCAGCTCTGACGACGCGGACGAGATTCTGCCCGACGATGAAGAGATGCAGCTGCCACCGCTGATCCGACCCGACCGACGCGGAAGTGACGCTTCGGACTCGTCTACAATCATCCATGGCCACACGAGCCTGCTCGCAGATGCCTCGAGCGACATGCCCGAAGTCTCAGCATCGCCTCCTCTGCCACGCCAGAAGCGTGCCGAGACTCTGGGCCGCAAGTCGGCTGCTGACCGCTTCATGAGCATGAGCCCTCCCAGCTCTCCCCCGTTCCGGCCGAGTTACAGAGAAGACAGCGTGAGTCCTATGGTGAGGCCCCAAGACGAGGGTCTCCTGCCGGCCCTCCCTCTGGAGTCGTCATTCAACGAAGACGACTTTGATCACTCCTTTATCAGCATGGGAACGCCACGAGAGACCGGCAACAAGGAAGATGACCACCTCCGAAAGCAAATCAGCGACATTCTAGAGTCTATCCCCGCCAACATCAAGCTGGCCAGAGCGACACCCAAGGTGGACTTgaacccgccgccgcccgatCTGCCCACCCTGCCGGCCAAGAGGCTTAAGAAGCCATCGCGGGAGACCATGCGGAGGAGCGTCTCTGCCATGTCGACGACATCGCGGACATCTTCGCGGGCGACGACGCCGTGGCTGACGCTTGCTCCCGCATACGCCAAGAACCCCAGGCCCAGACGCCCTGGGAGCGGACAAGACGTCAGGGTCTACCACCTCTCGCGGTCCACCGGCGAAGCACCCATCAAGCTCCTCATCCGCTGCGTCGGCGAGCACGGCGAGCGCGTCATGGTGCGTGTCGGGGGTGGATGGGCCGACCTCGGCGAGTACCTCAAGGAGTACGCCTCGCATCACGGCCGGCGCTCTGCCGGACCGGTAGAGAAGGCCGAGATCAAGGTCCAGGACTTGCCGCGTGCGAGCAGCCGTGCCGCGAACTCGAGCCCGCCGAGTCGGCCAGCCTCCGCGCTGGAAATGTCACCCATGACGCCGCTCAACGTCAGAAAGTCTAGAAAGTCTTTTGGCGCCGGCGACTCATCGGTGCCCCGGCTCCTCCCCAACACGCCTGCCGTCCCGCCGATCCCGGACAAGTTCACGCCCACGCCGTCGGAGGAGGACTCCAACCGGTCCCGGTCGAGCTCCCACATCAGCTGGGAAGAGGACGAGAGCTCGTTCCTTGGCCTGGCAGGACCCACTGGCCGCAAGGTCGAGATGAGCGAGGAGAATCGGGCGTGGGTGGAGAGCGTCAAGGAAAAGGTGCGTGCCGCTAGCGGCGAGACGCGCAAGATTTCAGAGTTTGGCGATATGGGCAAGGTCGGCGGCACGAAGCGTGTGTTTCGGAAGGGCTAG